One Caulobacter segnis genomic window carries:
- the hflX gene encoding GTPase HflX has product MSKSTSRSIDHAAPILKALVIHPARQLRGQAALEARDPNARLEEAVGLAVALDLDIVETMIAPLRVVTPATLFGKGKVEEFAAICEVEHIDVAVFDDQLTPIQQRNLEKALKVKVVDRTGLILEIFARRARTREGKLQVELARLDYERSRLVRTWTHLERQRGGTGSTGGPGETQIEIDRRLIAGTIVKLKKELEEVRRTRTLHRGARKKVPYPTVALVGYTNAGKSTLFNRLTEAEVLAKDMLFATLDPTLRTVKLPDGRPAIMSDTVGFISDLPHELVEAFRATLEEVQEADVVLHVRDVANPDSEAQARDVETVLAELGVTFDEGKTVVEVWNKVDLLSEDDREIIEGQARRAEASAVSAVTGEGCEALLRRISGLIDDSPPVEVRLEAKDGQALAWIYRNGRVLSRYDGPAGEVTLVARLDSQALGRFERQFPEAQVAAAVD; this is encoded by the coding sequence TTGTCCAAATCCACATCCAGGTCGATTGACCACGCCGCGCCGATCCTGAAGGCGCTCGTCATCCATCCGGCGCGGCAGCTGCGCGGCCAGGCGGCCCTCGAGGCCCGGGATCCCAACGCCCGGCTCGAGGAAGCCGTCGGCCTCGCGGTCGCGCTCGATCTCGACATCGTCGAGACGATGATCGCGCCTCTGCGCGTCGTCACGCCCGCCACCTTGTTCGGCAAGGGCAAGGTCGAGGAGTTCGCGGCGATCTGTGAGGTTGAGCACATCGACGTCGCCGTCTTCGACGACCAGCTCACGCCCATCCAGCAGCGCAACCTCGAAAAGGCGCTGAAGGTGAAGGTCGTGGACCGCACTGGGCTGATCCTCGAGATCTTCGCCCGCCGCGCCAGGACCCGTGAAGGCAAGTTGCAGGTCGAGCTGGCCAGGCTCGACTATGAGCGCTCGCGCCTCGTCCGCACCTGGACCCACCTGGAACGCCAGCGGGGCGGCACCGGCTCAACCGGCGGCCCCGGCGAAACCCAGATCGAAATCGACCGCCGCCTGATCGCGGGCACGATCGTCAAGCTCAAGAAAGAGCTCGAGGAAGTGCGCCGCACGCGGACCCTGCACCGCGGCGCCCGCAAGAAGGTCCCTTACCCGACGGTCGCCCTGGTCGGCTACACGAACGCCGGCAAGTCCACGCTGTTCAACCGCCTGACCGAGGCGGAGGTGCTGGCCAAGGACATGCTGTTCGCGACGCTGGACCCGACGCTTCGCACCGTGAAGCTGCCCGACGGGCGGCCGGCGATCATGTCCGACACCGTGGGCTTCATCTCCGACCTGCCGCACGAGCTGGTCGAGGCTTTCCGCGCCACCCTCGAGGAGGTGCAGGAAGCCGACGTGGTGCTGCACGTCCGCGACGTCGCCAATCCCGACAGCGAGGCCCAGGCCCGCGATGTCGAGACCGTGCTGGCCGAGCTGGGTGTGACGTTCGACGAGGGCAAGACCGTCGTCGAGGTCTGGAACAAGGTCGACCTGCTGTCCGAGGACGATCGCGAGATCATCGAGGGCCAGGCTCGCCGCGCCGAGGCCTCGGCGGTCTCGGCCGTCACGGGCGAGGGCTGCGAGGCCCTGCTGCGCCGGATCAGCGGCCTGATCGACGACTCGCCGCCGGTCGAGGTGCGGCTGGAGGCCAAGGACGGCCAGGCCCTGGCCTGGATCTACCGCAATGGTCGCGTGCTGAGCCGCTATGACGGCCCCGCCGGCGAGGTCACCCTGGTGGCGCGCCTGGACAGCCAGGCCCTGGGCCGTTTCGAGCGCCAGTTCCCGGAAGCCCAGGTCGCGGCCGCCGTCGACTAG
- the hfq gene encoding RNA chaperone Hfq codes for MSAEKKQNLQDTFLNSVRKSKTPLTIFLVNGVKLQGVVSWFDNFCVLLRRDGQSQLVYKHAISTIMPAQPVQLYEPSADSDD; via the coding sequence ATGTCCGCCGAAAAGAAGCAAAACCTTCAGGACACCTTCCTGAACAGCGTGCGCAAGTCGAAGACGCCGCTCACCATCTTCCTGGTCAATGGCGTCAAGCTGCAGGGCGTGGTCAGCTGGTTCGACAACTTCTGCGTCCTCCTGCGCCGCGATGGCCAGTCGCAACTGGTCTACAAGCACGCCATCTCCACCATCATGCCGGCGCAACCCGTTCAGCTCTACGAGCCCAGCGCCGACTCCGACGACTGA